One Oncorhynchus keta strain PuntledgeMale-10-30-2019 chromosome 23, Oket_V2, whole genome shotgun sequence DNA segment encodes these proteins:
- the LOC118401833 gene encoding uncharacterized protein LOC118401833 — MKSTMVGRGILGCFILCLSLTSVCAVRGTLSSIKDLKGIEFGHTSPRHGLMLLHWLANNIYNDNNGNMRLNFNPARRDYGFHFYRNADNPRPLPILPHQRESYYSLGNLVHNNNNGALALPDYVTQRFYNSRGHENNRDRVILRVREEESNQFIVDEVYVTQHYPPNGNTGTGYDPDNTYLVSFNLLTQIQRLANIDRNDIPRIYNVEINHNSLQELENIWGQTPGLALLLTLVLSFTFRAQSCRVTSQSTLKHEGNALIKLEVKTTDRGKARIIWSGIPKRLLDQGLMVVLHRNNNSDSKSELNRSSVGGKASGSYNTLVPLNPGLQVRLHKEVNNWWNYLGFGSPPGEEIWRGSEFHDANREIPVDINGHDASLQLFVKDGKACARLYVKKSFTAWKKMFHNSWVGFYSSEGTLDYNTWQWAVKFSEEKGSHQADIPGYDVYVYESSMTMSPGVQIRFMLEKSGGEKARTPPWERLVQW, encoded by the exons ATGAA GTCGACCATGGTTGGAAGGGGCATCCTGGGTTGTTTCatcttgtgtctgtctctgacctcAGTATGCGCTGTCAGAGGAACCCTTAGTTCAATAAAGGACCTCAAGGGAATAGAGTTTGGTCACACCTCTCCTCGACACGGCCTCATGCTGCTCCACTGGCTAGCCAACAACATTTACAATGACAACAATGGCAACATGAGACTCAATTTCAACCCAGCCAGGAGAGACTATGGCTTTCATTTCTATAGAAATGCAGATAATCCCCGTCCATTACCTATTCTTCCCCATCAACGTGAAAGTTACTACTCACTAGGGAACCTTGTTCACAATAACAACAACGGTGCTTTGGCACTTCCTGATTATGTAACTCAAAGATTCTACAACTCAAGGGGACATGAGAACAACAGGGACAGGGTCATACTCAGAGTTAGGGAGGAAGAGTCCAATCAGTTCATAGTAGATGAGGTCTATGTCACACAGCACTATCCACCAAATGGAAACACAGGAACTGGCTATGATCCAGACAATACATACCTTGTCAGTTTCAACCTCTTAACACAAATCCAACGTCTCGCAAACATTGACCGAAATGACATTCCACGTATATATAATGTAGAGATCAACCACAACAGTCTGCAAGAACTGGAAAACATCTGGGGACAGACACCTGGTCTGGCACTTCTTCTGACTCTTGTATTGTCCTTTACATTTAGGGCGCAGTCATGTCGTGTAACATCACAAAGTACCTTGAAGCATGAAGGTAATGCATTGATTAAGCTTGAGGTGAAAACCACAGATAGAGGAAAAGCCAGGATCATCTGGAGTGGGATCCCCAAGAGGCTATTAGACCAGGGTTTAATGGTGGTTCTtcataggaacaataacagtgaCAGTAAGAGCGAGCTGAACAGATCATCAGTCGGGGGAAAAGCCTCTGGGAGCTATAACACCTTAGTACCCCTTAACCCTGGTCTCCAGGTCCGGCTCCATAAGGAGGTAAACAATTGGTGGAATTACTTGGGGTTTGGGTCTCCACCTGGAGAGGAGATCTGGAGAGGTTCTGAGTTTCACGATGCCAACCGAGAGATTCCTGTTGATATTAACGGACATGACGCCAGTCTGCAGCTCTTCGTAAAGGATGGAAAGGCCTGCGCTCGTCTGTATGTAAAGAAATCCTTCACTGCCTGGAAGAAAATGTTCCATAACTCCTGGGTTGGGTTCTACTCTTCTGAAGGCACCCTGGATTATAACACCTGGCAATGGGCTGTAAAGTTCTCTGAGGAAAAAGGCTCACATCAGGCTGATATACCTGGGTATGATGTCTATGTGTATGAGTCTAGTATGACCATGTCTCCTGGGGTCCAGATCAGATTCATGCTGGAGAAATCTGGGGGTGAAAAGGCACGCACTCCACCCTGGGAGAGACTTGTCCAGTGGTGA
- the LOC118401834 gene encoding uncharacterized protein LOC118401834 produces MVGRGILGCFILCLSLTSVCAVRGTLSSIKDLRGIEFGHTSHRHGLMLLHWLANNIRIDNNGNMRLNFNPTRGDYGFHFYGNRPASLPFLLPESGSYYSLGNMNSNGLRALPDYVARRFYSSSGPENNRDRVILRVRDDGSNQFIADEVYVTQHYQRNENRGSGYDPDNTYLVSFNLLTQIQRLANIDRNDIPRIYNVEINHNSLQELENIWGHTPGLALLLAIVLYFTRPKTLFIKEQALCLTSQPQSGMEDKDNALIKLGVKTTNRGKARIIWSGIPKRLLDQGLMVVLHRNNNSDSKSELDRSSVGGQASGSYNTSVPLNPGLQVRLHKEVKSWWNYLGFGSTIGEEIWRGSEFHDANREIPVDINGHDASLQLFVKDGKACARLYVKKSFTAWKKTFHNSWVGFYSSEGTLDYNTWQWAVKFSEEKGSHQADIPGYDVYVYESSMTMSPGVQVRFMLEKSEGEKARTPPWERLVQW; encoded by the coding sequence ATGGTTGGAAGGGGCATCCTGGGTTGTTTCatcttgtgtctgtctctgacctcAGTATGCGCTGTCAGAGGAACCCTTAGTTCAATAAAGGACCTCAGGGGAATAGAGTTTGGTCACACCTCTCATCGACATGGCCTCATGCTGCTCCACTGGCTAGCCAACAACATTCGCATTGACAACAACGGCAACATGAGACTCAATTTCAACCCAACCAGGGGAGACTATGGCTTTCATTTCTATGGAAACAGACCAGCTTCATTACCTTTTCTGCTTCCTGAAAGCGGAAGTTACTACTCACTAGGGAATATGAACAGTAATGGCTTAAGGGCACTTCCTGATTATGTAGCTCGAAGATTCTACAGCTCAAGTGGACCTGAGAACAACAGGGACAGGGTCATACTCAGAGTTAGGGATGATGGGTCCAATCAGTTCATTGCAGACGAGGTCTATGTCACACAGCACTATCAACGAAATGAAAACAGAGGAAGTGGCTATGATCCAGACAATACATACCTTGTCAGTTTCAACCTCTTAACACAAATCCAACGTCTCGCAAACATTGACCGAAATGACATTCCACGTATATATAATGTAGAGATCAACCACAACAGTCTGCAAGAACTGGAAAACATCTGGGGACACACACCTGGTCTGGCACTTCTTCTGGCTATTGTATTGTACTTTACACGTCCCAAAACCTTATTTATTAAGGAGCAAGCTCTTTGTTTAACATCTCAACCCCAGAGTGGCATGGAGGATAAGGATAATGCATTGATTAAGCTTGGTGTGAAAACCACAAATAGAGGAAAAGCCAGGATCATCTGGAGTGGGATCCCCAAGAGGCTATTAGACCAGGGTTTAATGGTGGTTCTtcataggaacaataacagtgaCAGTAAGAGCGAGCTGGACAGATCATCAGTCGGGGGCCAAGCCTCTGGGAGCTATAACACCTCAGTACCCCTTAACCCTGGTCTCCAGGTCAGGCTCCATAAGGAGGTAAAATCATGGTGGAATTACTTGGGGTTTGGGTCCACTATCGGAGAGGAGATCTGGAGAGGTTCTGAGTTTCACGATGCCAACCGAGAGATTCCTGTTGATATTAACGGACATGACGCCAGTCTGCAGCTCTTCGTAAAGGATGGAAAGGCCTGCGCTCGTCTGTATGTAAAGAAATCCTTCACTGCCTGGAAGAAAACGTTCCATAACTCCTGGGTTGGGTTCTACTCTTCTGAAGGAACCCTGGATTATAACACCTGGCAATGGGCTGTAAAGTTCTCTGAGGAAAAAGGCTCACATCAGGCTGATATACCTGGGTATGATGTCTATGTGTATGAGTCTAGTATGACCATGTCTCCTGGGGTCCAGGTCAGATTCATGCTGGAGAAATCTGAGGGTGAAAAGGCACGCACTCCACCCTGGGAGAGACTTGTCCAGTGGTGA